The Natrinema sp. DC36 genome includes the window AACGAGCGCGGTTCGTCCGCGTCGCAGCCGCCGGCCGCTCTTCACCGGTGGTCGAGCGATCAGAGAACGATCGAAATCATGTACAGGTTCACCATCGCGGCGACCAGCCACGGCACCGCGAGCCCCGCCGGGACGATCGGACGGTACGCCTGTTCGAGGAGCGGGCGACAGACGAGGCCGACGCCGATCGCAAACGCCTTCAGCGTGAGCATCCCGGCCAGGCCGTAGCCTTCGATCGCTCCGCGGGCGGCCGGGTTCGACTCGGACAGTCCGAGATGGAGGCCGACAAAGGTCGTCACGACGTCCGCGATCAGGGCAAGCGCGACGAGCGCCCAGCACAGTCGCTCGAGGTCGACCGGCGTGACGTCGCCGGGCAGGCGGCGGCGAAAGAACGCGCCCTCGGAACTCATAGCCTCCCTCCCGGAGTCGAACCGGAGCCGTGCCGCTGGGAGTACGCTCCAGTTCCAGCGTTCGATGTATTGTTATGTCAGTCATAGGCCGGCAACCGCCATCGGTAAGGCGTCGTAACTGTCGGTCGACCTCGAGAGAGAGAGAGAGCGGGGCCGCGAGCGAGTACAAACTGATGGACGAGCGGTTCACTGGACGGTATCCGTGTCAATCACGGCCTACCCGACACCGTGAATCGCCGTCCGACGCGAGAAGCGAACGGATACCGTTTGGAACGATTCGTCAACGGAACCGTTTCGAGCGATTCGTCAGTTCTCGCGTGCGCGCTTGAAGAAGGCGACCGCAGCGCCGAGTAGTGCGAGGTTCTGCAGGAAGGACGTGAGTTCTTCACCGCGCGACTCGGAGTCGACGTTCCAGAAATCGTGCATGACGGGCGTGACTCCCGCGAAGAACGCGATCACACTTCCGGCAGACAGCTTCGGAAGCCGCCAGAGACCGATTCCGATGCCCCCGCCGAGCAGGAGCCCGCTCGCCGCCGGGACGAGCGAATTCGCGGCCGGAACGCCCTTCGCGTCCGCGTAGGCGACCCGACCCTCGAGGTTCGTGAGATTGCGAACCGCGAGGGCGACCAGCGCGCTCCCGAAGAGGAAGCGGCCCAATCGTGACGGTACACTATCGTCGGCAGCGTCCGAGTCAGACATCGGTGGATCACAGGGAGAGAAGAGGGATAATTGCTGGCTTTCTCGACGCAGTTGCCGTGATCTCGGTCACCCGACGCGACCGGCGGTGCCCTTGAGCCGAGGGTCAAATCCGTCGGGATCGAACCGATCGCCGGCTCAGAGAATCGTCCCGTGTTTCTTGTCCGGCAGGGACTTCTCGACGTCGGCGTAGAAATCGAAGCGAGCGGCCAGTTCCTCGCGCAGCGTGCTCGGCGGGACGAGTTCGTCGATAACGACCTCGCTGGCCATCCGATGGACGTCGATGTCCTCGCGGTACTCCTCGCGGAGCCGTTCCTCCGTCCGCTCGCGCTCCTCGGGGTCGTCGATTTCGGCCAGTTTGCGTGCATAGACCGCGTTGACCGCCGCTTCGGGACCCATGATGGCGATCTCGCCCGACGGGAGGCCGATGACGCTCTCGGGATCGTAGGCCGGGCCGCCCATCGCGTAAATTCCCGCGCCGTAGGCCTTGCGGACGACGACGGTCTGTTTGGGGACCGTCGCCGACGAGGTCGCGTAGATCAGCTTCTTTCCCTGCTCGAGAATGCCGTCCTTCTCGACCTGTGAGCCGGCCATGAAGCCGGGGGTATCACAGAGGTAGAGTAAGGGGATATTGAACGCGTCCGACTTCCAGACGAACTCCGCGGCCTTCTCGGCCGCGTCGGGGAAGATAGCGCCGGCGCGGTGGGCGGGCTGATTGGCGACGATACCGACCGGACGGCCGTCGATCCGGGCGTAGGCCGTGATGATCTCCGGGCCGTAATCGGGCCGTAATTCGAAGTACGACCCTTCATCGACCAACCGGTCGATGACGTCGGTCATGTCGTATCCTTTGTTCGGCTGCTGGGGAACGATCGCGTCGATTCCAGCGGGAGACTTCGCCGGGGGCGTCGGCTCCCGTTTCGGCGGTTTCTCGTCCGCGTTGTCCGGCAAGTAGGTGATCAGTTGGGCCACCAGTTCGCGCGCGTGTTCCTCGTCCCTCGCGATCAGGTCCGCCGAGCCCGACTCCCGCATGTGGACCTGCGGGCCGCCGAGTTCCTGCAGGTCGATCTCCTCGCCGGTGACCATCCGCACCATTCGCGGGGAGGCGATCGCCATCGCGGACATCCCCTCGACCATGATCGTGAAGTCCGCGAAGACCGGCGTGTAGGCCGCACCGGCGATAGAGGGGCCGTAGAGCACGCAGATCTGGGGCACCCGGCCGGAGAGCATCGAGTGATTGTAGTAGTACTTCCCGATCCCCTCTCGGTTCGCGAAGAAGCCGGTCTGCTGATCGATCCGGCCGCCCGAGGAGTCCATCAGGTAGAACACCGGATTGCCCGTCTTGAGCGCGCGCTGTTGCATCCGGAGGAACTTCTCGACGCCCTTGGCGGCCATGCTGCCCCGTTTGACGGTGTAGTCGTTAGCCATGACGTGGACGTCCCGGCCCTCGAACGTCGCCGCGGCCGTGATGAGCCCGTCCGCCGGCAATCGGTCGCCGTCAGCAGCGGCTCCGTCATCGCTGTCCCCGCCAGCGTCGGGTCCCTCCCCGCCATCGCTGTCCCCGCTCTCATCATCCCCGACATCGTCGGTCCCCGCACCGCTGGGATGCCAGTCGTCGAACGCCGCGAATTTGCCGTCCTCGAATCGTATCTCGCTGTCCTCGCCGGAGAACCACAGCTCGAGCCGGTCGCGGACGAACAGCTTTCCCTGCTCGGGGAGCTGGTCCCTGTACTTCTCGGGACCCCCCTCGAGGATATCGTCGATCTCGTCCCACAACCGCTCCTCGCGTTCGGTCGGCCCGAGATCGGCGTCACCGCGATCGGCGTCGGGTCGATCACGCTCGTCGTTCCACGCGGTCGGACCGCCGTCGGTCGGGGCGACCGCGTCTTCCTCGAAGTCGTGGACCGCCGTGGGCTCCGGTTCGTCGCCGACGTACACCGAGACCGATTCGTCGAGGTACTCGGCGAGAGCGGTGGCGATCGCCACCGCCTCGTCGTCGTCGGCACCAGCCGCGATACGAACTCGCATGCTCCCACCTGTGTCGGGCGGCGGGATACCGTTTTCGCCGCGGCGGGTCGAGTTGCGGGCCGATCAGCTCGGGAACGCTGACGACACAGTCGGAGGAGAGAGCGGTTCGCGCCGGGTCGATCGCCACCGATCCGGAGGTCGCCGCGAGCGGATGAGGAGGAGACTCGCGGTCGCGGCGCGAACCGATCGAGAGTGCGTCGCGTCTCCGCGGTCACCAACACGGAGACGGACAGTACTGATCGGCCGCGTGTCACGAACGCTCGCGTTTAGTCGTGCAGCCATTATATCCGGCTGCCGTCGCCGACGGCGGCGGCAGTTCCGGCGGCGGCACCTGCAGGCAGAATCCCTTTGCTCGATTTCGACGTGTATTCCGACGGTTACCGATTCCGATCCGCGACGCCTGCGGTCGGTCCGTTCGACGGATTGCAGTGGCGGAACGGGACAGTAGCGAGGATCAGTATCGCGATATGTCTGAGGCGCACACCGAGCAGTCAGCCCAGCGACTCGCAACGGTTCGAGACCGAATCAATCGCGGAATGGACAGGCGTTCGTTCCTTCGGACCCTCGTCAGCGGCGGGTACGCCCTCGGAATGGCCACGTGGCTCGGCGTCGACGACTTCCTCGCGGCGGACGACGGCGAGGTGCCCGTGGTCACGGCCCTCGTCAGGGAGGACCCCGACGACCCGTGGTCGATACGGGAACGAACCCGGACGGTCCCCGCGGAGTGGTACGCCGCCGTCGAGTCCGCCTTCGAACTGAATCAACGGCTGGCCCGGATCGCCTTTACCGGCTATCTCGGCAGCGCAGTCGTTCCCGGCGACCACGAAAGCGGGACCGCCACCGTCTCCGTCGGCGTCTCGGGCGACGGCCACTCCGTCTCCGAGATGGTCGGCGAACTCGCCGAGGGAATCGATATCAAGGCCGAAACGATCATCGACGTCGACGAAATTCAGAACGGTCCGGAGCACCGCGAACCGCGATTCGCCGATTCCATCTTGGACGGCGGAGTCCCGAGCGGCGTCGCCTGCGAAACCCCCTCAAGCATGGCGACGCTCGGGCCGGCGCTGTATCACCCCGACGGGCAGCGCCAGTTTTTCGTGACGGCCGAACACGCGTTCATGGACGACCACGACACAACCGACGGCACACTCCACCTTCCTCGCGAGGAGCGAGACGCCATCGAACTGGGCACCGTCGCACGCTACCATCCCGCCGAGGACGTCGCCGCCGTCGAGCCGACCGGCCGAGTCGAGCCCACCAGCCGGATCGAGACGCCGAGACAACCCCGAGTTCGGGGCCAGTTTACCAAGTTCGGCCTCGCCGATCTCGTCGCCCAGGACGCGGAACTCGAGAAAGTCGGCGCGCTGTCCGGCCACACGACGGGGAAGATCCAGGGGGTCGACGCGGTGACCTGTTTCACCGACGAGTTCTGTCGCCGCGGACAGATCCGCTGGGGCGGCGAGATGGACCTGACCGACGGCGACAGCGGCTCCGTGAGCTATCACCGCGACCCGGAGGGCGAGGACGACGACGTCCTCATTGCGGGCTTCAACAACGCCCGCACCTGGTGGCCCGGACAGAGCTACGTCTGGGGTGTCGGGGCCTATCGACTGACCGAACAACATGGCTACCACTTCTGATCGCCGACGAACCGCACCGCGCCGATACGACCGACCGACGCAGCATGAGTAACGATACCCCTCGCACCTCGAGAACCGGACGCGCTCGACGGGGCCTCAACGCCGTCACGAGCGGTGCCCTACGCATTCTCGTGGACCTGCTCGCCGTCTCGCTGTGGGTCCTGTTCCTGACGCTGTGGTTCCTCGAGAACGGGTGGCCCCGCTGGGCGTTTTACGGCCTCCTGCTCGGCGGAGTCGGCCTCTACGTCGCCCTCACCGCGGCCTGGATCGACGGGGAAGGCGAAAATCGAGGCGAGTCGAAGTGAGTTGTGACGCCCCCGCTCCGCTCGCCGGCTACGCGAGCGCGTCCTCGAGCCGGTCGATCAGCTCCCCGTTGCCGATGTGAACCGGCGTCCGGTCGTGGAGGTCGTCGGGTTCGACGGACAGTAGCGACTGCGCACCGTTCGAGGAGCGCCCGCCGGCCCGCTCGACGACGTAGCCGATCGGATTCCCCTCGAACTGCAGCCGAAGCTTGCCCTCCGGCCGGGACTCGAGGCCCGGATAGCCGAAGGTGCCGCCGTAGGTGAGCACCTGATTAACGTCGCCAATTAGCGCGCCGCCGTAGCGGAGTTTGAGCTCCGATTCGATCTCGCGGGCGTACTCCCGGAAGTCGTCGGGCCAGTCGGGGACCCGGCCGCCGAAGCCGTAGACGACTGGCTCATCGGGCAAGGCGAGGTCGCGGTCGACGATCGTCCGCTCGCCGCCGGAGAGTTCGTACTCGGTGACGATGTCGTCGGTCGCGATCACCATCGTCGTGATCGGCCCGTAGAGGACGAAGCCGGCGGCGACGAGCGTGTCACCGCGAGCCGGAAGCGCGGCGTCGTAGACGCCGAAGATCGTTCCCATCGTGTTGTTCGATTTGAGGTTCGAGGAGCCGTCGAGTGGGTCCACCGCGACCGCGTACGCGTCGCTCGCAGCCGGATCCGAACCGCAGTCGACGACTTCGGCTCGTTCCTCGCTGGCGTACTGGCCGACACCGTCGATTGCGGCGAGCCGATCGCCCAGCAACTCGTCGGCCCAGACGTCGGCCTCGGCCTGGGTCTCGCCGCTGGGGTTCTCCTCGTCGACCGTCCCGCGGCGGCCGATCAGTCCCTGCCGGATTTCGGTCGCCGAGCGGCTGATCGTGGCCACGACATCCTCGACGACCGGGTCTGACACCGTCATCTATTCGGTGGCCTCGAGGGCGGCGTCGGCGGTCGCCTCCTCGTAGATGACCTCCTCGAGCGCGTCGAGGATCCGCGTCGGGTTCTCGCGCTGCCAGACGTTGCGGCCGACGGCGAGCCCGCTCGCGCCGGCGGTGACGGCGGACTCGACGGTCGAGCAGAAGTCGTAGTCGGAGGTCTTCGAGCCGCCGCTCATGACGACCTTCATGTCGCCCGCGGCCTTGCAGGCGTGTTCCATCGCGTCCGCGCTGCCGGGGTACTTGACCTTCGCGATGTCTGCGCCGACCTCGAGGGCGATGCGCGTGGCGTAGGAGATCGTGCTCGGCTTGGTGTCGTTCTTGAGCCCCTGTCCGCGCGGATAGGACCACATGACGACGGGGAGGTCGTACTCGCGGGCCTTCTCCTGGACCCGGCGGAACTCCTCGTACATCTCGACTTCGTGGTTCGAGCCGCTGTACACCGTAAAGCCGACGGCGTCGGCACCGATCTCGGCCGCGTAGTCGACCGAGCAGTTAATCGCCGAGTCGGGCTCGCCCATCCACATGTTCGAGGTCCCGTTGAGTTTCACGAGGAGGTTGACGTCGTCCTCGTAGCTCGGGTAGTAGCCCTCCGCGATCCCCTTCTGAACGGCGATCGACGTGACGGCGTCGTGCGTCGCCGTCTCGAAGACCGTCGACGGATCGAGTTTCTCCGGGACCGCCTCGAAGTCGACGGGTCCGTGCTCGAGCCCGTGGTCCATCGCCAGAATCAGTGACTTGCCGTCGCGAACGATCGGAGAGTCGTCGATCGGAATCATCTGTTAGAGGGTCCAACAGACCGCTATAAATCTCTGATGATCCGGGTTATAGAAATTACGTACAAAAGTAGTAATTAGACTGGTATTCGACCAGTGGTCGTGTCAAAAGCGTGCAGTTCGTTTCGACGATACAGCCGAAACGGTTTACTTGAGCAGTTCGCGCGCGTTGTGACGCCACGTTCGGACGTGCAACACGTTCAGATCCAGGAGGCGTGCGACCGTCATCGCGTTCACCGTCGCCAGTCGTTCCGCCGAGCGGACGCCGGCCTCGGCCAGCACGTCGGCGTCGTCGGGGCCGACCCCCGCCACCGCCGTGATCGGCGTCGGCGCCGGATACGGACGCTCCGACGGTCGCTCCCGTCCGACCGAGATCGGCTCCGTGTGGTCGTACTCGAAGGCTTGCCAGTCCTCGTCACCGCTGACGGCAATCCACTCGCGCTCGGCGTCGCCGAGCCCGCGTACTTCCGTCGAGCGCCGCTCGAGGTCACCGTCGGACTCGAACGACCACGGCAGCGAGAATCGCCGTCGGAGGGAATCTGCAACCGATTCGTCTACCCCCTCGTCCAGTAACAGGCGATAGGAGTACTCCTTCGCCGCGACCGCGTCGGGGTCGATATCGACGGCTTCGAGGGCCTCGCGTTCGGCGGGCTCGAGCGCGGAATCGGGTACCGTCCCGGGCTCGGGGGCCGCTTCGGCCGACTCGGCCGTCTCGTCTCCCATTCCCTCGTCGAACTCGAGTTCGATGGCGTCGTCGTCGCCATCGATACTCGAATCGTCGCCGCTGACGTCGACGGTGATACCGATATCGACGACGCCGGTCTCGTCGGTCGTGTTCTCACTCGTTGTCCCCATTCCCGCGTCGTTGGCGACGTTTTCCTTGTTCACGCGATTCACCGGTTATCCGTAGCTCACACTCTCGCGTCTTGAAACTTATCCTCGGTTGTCAACCCGAAAACTCGTTCGTTCTGTCCGGACGAGTTCTCCACGGCGCAACGCGCCTTTCACCGGCACGCTTACGGCTCCGACGGCGGAAGCGTCCGTATGGTTCGCGAACGGATCGACCGGATCGGCGTCGTCGGCGCGGGCACGATGGGCAGCGGTATCGCACAGGTCGCAGCCACGCACGACTACGACGTGGTGATGCGCGACATCGAATCGGAGTTCGTCGCGAACGGCTTCGACACCATCGACGACAGCCTCGGACGACTCGCAAACCGGGGCGATCTCGAGGCGGATCCCCAGACGATCCGTGATCGGATCGAGGGGACGACGCTCCTCGAGGACCTCGCGGAGTGCGATCTCGTGGTCGAAGCCGCGCTCGAGGAGTTAGACGTCAAGCGAGAGATTTTCGCCGATCTCGAGCGGGTCTGTGACGAGGACGTTTTGCTGGCGACGAACACGAGCACGATCTCGATCACCTCGATCGCGGCCGACCTCGAGCACCCCGAGCGCGTGATCGGCCTGCACTTCATGAACCCCGTCCCGATCATGGAGGGCGTCGAGGTCGTGGTCGGCGAGAAGACGACCGAGGCGGCGACCGCGCTGGCCCACGAGATCGCCGAGGACCTCGAGAAGACGACCTGGGA containing:
- a CDS encoding DUF5658 family protein, which produces MSSEGAFFRRRLPGDVTPVDLERLCWALVALALIADVVTTFVGLHLGLSESNPAARGAIEGYGLAGMLTLKAFAIGVGLVCRPLLEQAYRPIVPAGLAVPWLVAAMVNLYMISIVL
- a CDS encoding DoxX family protein encodes the protein MSDSDAADDSVPSRLGRFLFGSALVALAVRNLTNLEGRVAYADAKGVPAANSLVPAASGLLLGGGIGIGLWRLPKLSAGSVIAFFAGVTPVMHDFWNVDSESRGEELTSFLQNLALLGAAVAFFKRAREN
- a CDS encoding acyl-CoA carboxylase subunit beta, with translation MRVRIAAGADDDEAVAIATALAEYLDESVSVYVGDEPEPTAVHDFEEDAVAPTDGGPTAWNDERDRPDADRGDADLGPTEREERLWDEIDDILEGGPEKYRDQLPEQGKLFVRDRLELWFSGEDSEIRFEDGKFAAFDDWHPSGAGTDDVGDDESGDSDGGEGPDAGGDSDDGAAADGDRLPADGLITAAATFEGRDVHVMANDYTVKRGSMAAKGVEKFLRMQQRALKTGNPVFYLMDSSGGRIDQQTGFFANREGIGKYYYNHSMLSGRVPQICVLYGPSIAGAAYTPVFADFTIMVEGMSAMAIASPRMVRMVTGEEIDLQELGGPQVHMRESGSADLIARDEEHARELVAQLITYLPDNADEKPPKREPTPPAKSPAGIDAIVPQQPNKGYDMTDVIDRLVDEGSYFELRPDYGPEIITAYARIDGRPVGIVANQPAHRAGAIFPDAAEKAAEFVWKSDAFNIPLLYLCDTPGFMAGSQVEKDGILEQGKKLIYATSSATVPKQTVVVRKAYGAGIYAMGGPAYDPESVIGLPSGEIAIMGPEAAVNAVYARKLAEIDDPEERERTEERLREEYREDIDVHRMASEVVIDELVPPSTLREELAARFDFYADVEKSLPDKKHGTIL
- a CDS encoding class 1 fructose-bisphosphatase, which translates into the protein MTVSDPVVEDVVATISRSATEIRQGLIGRRGTVDEENPSGETQAEADVWADELLGDRLAAIDGVGQYASEERAEVVDCGSDPAASDAYAVAVDPLDGSSNLKSNNTMGTIFGVYDAALPARGDTLVAAGFVLYGPITTMVIATDDIVTEYELSGGERTIVDRDLALPDEPVVYGFGGRVPDWPDDFREYAREIESELKLRYGGALIGDVNQVLTYGGTFGYPGLESRPEGKLRLQFEGNPIGYVVERAGGRSSNGAQSLLSVEPDDLHDRTPVHIGNGELIDRLEDALA
- a CDS encoding aldolase, whose product is MIPIDDSPIVRDGKSLILAMDHGLEHGPVDFEAVPEKLDPSTVFETATHDAVTSIAVQKGIAEGYYPSYEDDVNLLVKLNGTSNMWMGEPDSAINCSVDYAAEIGADAVGFTVYSGSNHEVEMYEEFRRVQEKAREYDLPVVMWSYPRGQGLKNDTKPSTISYATRIALEVGADIAKVKYPGSADAMEHACKAAGDMKVVMSGGSKTSDYDFCSTVESAVTAGASGLAVGRNVWQRENPTRILDALEEVIYEEATADAALEATE
- a CDS encoding 3-hydroxyacyl-CoA dehydrogenase NAD-binding domain-containing protein, giving the protein MVRERIDRIGVVGAGTMGSGIAQVAATHDYDVVMRDIESEFVANGFDTIDDSLGRLANRGDLEADPQTIRDRIEGTTLLEDLAECDLVVEAALEELDVKREIFADLERVCDEDVLLATNTSTISITSIAADLEHPERVIGLHFMNPVPIMEGVEVVVGEKTTEAATALAHEIAEDLEKTTWESDDKPGFVTNRILMPWINEGIRAYDEGVATKEDIDAGMELGTNVPMGPLTLADHIGLDVCLHATETLHGELGDRYKPAYLLKRKVEAGDLGKKTGTGFYEYD